From Aspergillus luchuensis IFO 4308 DNA, chromosome 2, nearly complete sequence:
CGTTGTAGGTTTTATTCAGGCTCTTCAGAGCAAAGCCTTCCCTGCTGGCGCACCGTGCCGCTAATTGACGGGAAAAGGCACATGAGGAACCTTCGTAGCCCAATGTCGGTCTCCAGTCCACAATATGCTATTGTTTCAAGAGTTAGCTGCATCTTTTGACATTCGACGTAGAGCAGCACACAAGAACTCTTGCCGCCAATCTCGCAAGGCTGAGTGACAACATTCTCGACATGCGCAACGCTATGGGCCAGTCAAGAAAGTCTGTAGTCGCGGCGAGGAAAAGCCCTTTCGATTGTCCTACTCATCGCCCAGCCCTAAAGCTTTAAAAGTCGTGTACTAACCTGAATACTGCAGTCGGACAAGGTATTACTGCCGAAACTTCGATAATCTCTTCGAATCTACCACATTTCGTTACTAAATGCGGTCGGCGGGCGCGTcaatgtggtggtggtggtggtggtggtggtggaggtggacagACCATGTAGCATCTCCTCTCAATCTGAGTGGTTCTTACATTAAAGCTCGAGAATTCTTAGGGGGAAATGTAGAGTTAGGATGGAGGTCACTCACGAAGGAAGAATGACCTCTGTTGCATTCAAGCCGTGGCGGAGTATTTCCGAGTAAGGAGGAAACAAGTGTCTACTGTTATCAAGACGAGGATCTCTATCTTACAAAAATGTCcgaaggggagaaggggcAAAGTTGCAAACATCACTCGAATATGACATTACAATTGTTGATAGGGGTTGATATCCGTGGATAACGCAACGATGGGGATACGGGCGGCTTTTCCGAAGGATTTGAGGGAAGGACAGAAGAGGTCTCGGGAAGGCGAACCGTGTGAACCGGCTGCATCGCCTGGTGGTCCTTGCGATCGCTCTATCCCAAATGTCCTGATCACTCCTCATTCAGTGGAAATCTCGGTCGCGATCGGAACGGCTCGACATATCTCCACCGGTAGGAGTCGCTCGTGTCCGCTGTCCCAGTCGAGTAATGTTTTCCCGTGGGAAAACGAGGGATGATTGATGCCAGTACGGTCAGGTCCGGGAACCTCGCCGACGCGTTCCCTCACTTCCCCCCGCatgaggggatggagggaaagTGATTGCGACAGAGTGAGGGGAACATCCCTGCTCTTCCTGGCCTATATAGAAGAGTAGAAATGGTAGAGAAGGTAGTCATTGGCATCCCGATTCTCTACcagttcattcattcatcttcctcacggTCGCATACCCTTCagaacccatccatccaacatgTCTCCCTCGCTTCACCCTCTCCTGGACAACGGCATCACCAAAGGTGACCCCAACTTCCCCGGTGGTAACCTCTACTGCAAATGCTCTTCCGATAAGGTCGTTGTTAAGCTGGCCAGCAACGTCGCTCACAACCACGCCTGCGGCTGCTCCAAGTGCTGGAAGCCCGCCGGTTCGCTGTTCTCCATCGTCGGCGTTGTTCCCCGCGACGCCGTCTCCGTCACCGAACACGCAGAGAAGTTGTCCATCGTTGACGCGTCCGCCGCCATCCAGAGATATGCCTGCAAGGGCTGCGGGGTGCACATGTTCGGTCGCATCGAGAAGGACCACCCCTTCAAGGGCCTGGACTTTGTGCACGCCGAGCTGTCCGATCAGAAGGGCTGGCAGGAGCCTCAGTTCGCGGGAttcgtctcctccatcatcgaGCAGGGCTTCCACCCCAAGGGCATGGAGGAAGTGCGCTCCAAGTTCCACTCCCTGGGTCTCGAGACATACGATGCGCTGTCGCCGGCATTGATGGATCTGATTGCCACCTTCACGGCTCAACGAGCGGGGGTGTTGTCTGCCAACCTTTAATTCATCAATAACATGTTTATCGACGCAGAGAAGGGGGATATTGTGTAGGGtcgaaaagggaaaaaaaaaagaaaatgtagCAGTGCTACGCTAAATGTACATACTCAATGAGATCAATGAAGCTTCAACTTTCATTTCAAAATAGAGACTCCAGTCGTCCTTCTTGCCCCCACAACAATCGCCATCTATTGTGGTTAAGAAGTGGAAAAAGAGGCATGCAGGTAGGAaggaagatgtggaagggTCGGGTCctgttattattactgtTGAGGAGTCACCCAAGGTCCCCAGCACTGTCCGAGCACCACTACTTTTGCCGCTAATTACTATTAGTCGAGGATGAAGTTACCATGGATAAGAAGCAGTACGTAGTACAAATACTCTATGTCTCCTAGTAGAGGAGTGAGTGAACAGTCTGTTCAGGGACAGTGCCAATCATGTTGTACCCGTGATTGAAAAATATACAATTGCATTCAACGCCAACTCCTCTACGGTCGCAAATTGTTCTAACCCGCTTACATCGCTACACATTCCTATTGGATAACAGGTTTTCAGCATGGAACAAAACACGGTAGTAATATTGGCGTCAAGGACAACAAAATAGAAGGAAGCCAAAAGTCATTGTTCGTCGGAAATATAGACATACACGCCAGCGAACCCTCGAGCCAATCAACAACGCAATGCAAAAAGAGGGAATAACGAGTACAGGATAGATATATGTACAATAAGGAAACAAACTCAATTCACATCTGAGCATCGGCTTCCTTGCTACCAGATGACGAGTGCACCCGATGGAGAAATTCCCCAGCCTTGGTAGCGCAATGACGGGCTTCATCCTTGAATCCCATAATCCACCCAATCATCAACACATCATGCGgtaccttctcctccactacCAAATCAATGGATGTCTCATTCCCGGGCAGCTTTTGAAACTCTTGTGCCAGCCTTTTGTGATCTTGACAAAGAACCTCGCGACCGCCGGTGATGACCAACACCGGCGAGGGAACAACAAACGGATGCCAAATGGGAGCTACGTAGGGCTCAACTTCTGGAGTAATGTCCAAATCGCCAAGGAACTGTCTCGCTCCCCAGGCTGGGAAAGAGCCTGGTATATACTCGGTTTTGTAGTTGGTGCTGTGCGTCCAGGCACTGGGGTCGACTGCAGCAGGTACGTCGCACCAAGGAGACCAGGCCCAGCTGCATTTCGGCGCTGGTAACAAATCTGGCCGGTTGAAATTGACGATATACCGGAGAAGCGCCAGGACGAGGTGACCGCCGGAGCTGTCGCCGCTGAGTACGATTTGAGAGGGCGAGATGTGGAGGGTGTGAATGAGATACACGTATGCTGCAAGTGCGTCCTGCAGTTGAGCCGGAAACCGTCCGTTGTGGTTGCAGGCGAGTCGATACTGGGGGCAGAGCATGTAGCTGGCGGGAGTCTGTTCGAGGAGGGTCTGGGCCATAAAGTtacaggaggaggagcgaccGTCACCCAGAATGTAAGAACCACCGTGGAGGTGCAAGATAACATATTCGCCATCCGGAAGAGAGGTGCCGCGAGTAAAGGGCTCAGGATACCAGGTGGCACCGATGGTCTCGGGTTTGACggcctcatccaccatcactccGGTGTAACACTCCCGGGTGGCAGGGTTAATCAACACGAATCGATCCGACTCGTGGTGTGGCTTGAGAGATAGCGGCCATTTCATGTGTAGGGCAGTAAAGGTACGGAGGAAAGCTTTGAGCATCGAACCGGCTACACCTTGGTGATAGGACCAGCTGGGGTCATGGCGAAATCTGGGGTGGTCATCAGCGGGCATGTCGACGGatagagaaggaaaggaagacgaAACAGACCGTACGGGTGCCATGGTTGAGGGTAATGAGAAGGTAACATTCAACTAGAAAACCTTCTAGAATACGGTAGGATCATAAGGCTGGGTAAATCTCCCCGGCTAAGCATCGTGGCCCTGGGTGCCAAGCTTTATGGCCAAGCCGGGGGATCCACTGCACTTTGAGGTCATCATGACGTGTATGCCCATTCTCAGGCATCATCGCTCTTTTAGGAGAGGCAGTGGGAAACAAACATATGGGACTATGAATTAGGCGCCAAGTTGAGCTCACAATCAAAGCTTTTATTATGATCTCATCATCGAGAGTAGAGGGTGAATAATAACTCCAGCCTTTTCATCCTGGTCTCCAAAGCCGGAAGAGGCACCGCGACGGGACCGAGGAAAGGCGACAACAATTCAGTCCGCGATCAACGGATGGACAGGGGAACATTGGATAGGATTGACTTGGTCCAGGCAGAGACATCCGCCCCCTGTTCCAGATCATTTCAAGGAACTATGCAAGATTTGCCACAATTGCGGTCCCAACATTTCTACGCACCAAGCGACATAAACCGGCCGAGATAACAGAACGCAAAGAATTCTGCTGACTCTTTTAGTTTTTGTGGGTGGTCTGTACGGTCGCTATGGCTGTCTTTCCCCGTAAGAAGGGCCTTTTAAAATACCACTAGGCCAAAAACCTCAGTAAACTGAAAACCGGTCTTCATGCTCATCCTCAACAGGACCTGCTACCCCGAGCTACCAGTGTCTTGTACTACAGAATCCGTCCAGTCATCCAATACTCATCCGAGTTCCAACAGCATAAAGACATGGCAAATGGCAATTTCCAGTATAAAATGTGATCGATACATAGTCCTGAGAATATCCTTGCCGCTTTCAGATCTCGCATAACTCAGCTTCAGTTCTTGAACTGTGGATTACACACTCTACACCGCTACGTGTCTCTCGACGTGCGTCACTTGTGCAACCCCGTTTTCCAAAGCCTTCTCCTTGCTATCCCCGCCCACTGCTGCCGCGGCCGCTGCTCCGACATCGAGATGAGAATGATTCAAATAGATCTGTTCGCTGCGTGCAACCACCTCGCGGACGTTGCTGGATGACGAAAATAGAAAATCGACTGACTCGAGCGTGAGGGACGATGTTTCCGGAAAAAACAAATACACAATCACACAGCAAACAAAGTTGAGAATAGCCCAAATAATATACGTCCGCCACCCGATGTTGTCGATCGTGACGGGCGCAATCTCCACTGTCCAGAACTGATTGGCCcactggaagaagacggacAGCGCCAGCGCTTTGCTCCGCACATGCAGTGGTAGGATCTCGGCAGGGTATGTCCACATGTTGGACATCCATCCCcaagtgaagaaggagaggtaaaggaagaaaaagacgacggtgatgatgaccgACACTTGGCTGTCTTTCCACAGAGTAATGCAAACCGCAATCATGCAGCACCCCATCCCGAGATTTCCTAAACAGAACAGTCGGCGGCGGCCCAGCTTGTTGATGTAGTACCACGTCACAAAGGATGATAGGAGGAACCAGATCTGTGAGCAGCCCGACACAAGGTTCGCGAGATTGGTACCAAGTCCGACCGAATTCGTCAAGATGAAAGGGAAGTAATACTCCACAAAATTGATCCCGGTGTAGGATTGCATCGAGTTGGCCGCGCAGGCGATAATAACACGCGTACGCACCTTACTAGGACCTTGGCGGAACAAGCTCCCCCATGATCCGCCGTCTGATTCCAGGGCAATTGCCGAAGCAATATCCTGCAGTTCAGCTTGGACTAACTCGTGGTCCACGGGGAGATCACGGAATGCAGATagagcagcggcggcagcctcAGTATGACCGTGGGAAGCAAGCCATCGAGGGGACTCGGGGAGCACCAAGGTGAAGCCAAAGGCGACGATGGGGTAAATGGCCTGCAAGGCGAAGGGCACGCGCCAACTGATTTCATTGTCAAGGAAGCCAAGTCCATAGTCGACCCAGTAGGCAATGTTCGTGCCGATAATAAGGAAGGTCAGCTGCACGGCCACCATGACAGCACGCATCTGGGCCGTAGCGGTCTCAGCTAGCCAGACTGGGGAAGCGCTAGTGAAGAGCCCGAGACCAACCCCAAGGATGATACGCGACACTAACAGTTGGgcgagggaaaaggaagaggcaTTCACAATGTCTCCCACGATGTGCACAATGCAAGCTAGCAAGATCGTCCGTCTCCTCCCAATTTGCTCACTGACAAGCACGGCAGCCAATGCCCCTAGCATGCAGCCGATGTCATAGGACGATACCGCAAGCCCCTGCACAGCTGCATCTGGATTTCCAATCATGTTGAGAAAGTTAGGCTCTGAGATGACCTGGCCCATCAAGCCATTGTCGTAGCCGAACAGGCAGAAGCCGGTCGAGCTCACGACGGTGACCAGATAGACCAGGGGCTTTCCTCGTAGGGACAACATTCTTGCTCCTCTGAACAGATTCAGCTGCCATGCAGTGGTCCTGTATTTATACTGCTTTGAGACAAAAAACATGAGTTTCCCCGCATTGTGTTTCGTCATGGGCGAGGAGTAAGCCTACAGCCATCAAATGGTCTGCCCAGACTTACCGCGTCGATCAAAGCTTAACAGCCAATAGCTGAGGTGTACCCATCCAGCACTCCAATGGGGATCTGATGCAGTAGAAACTGGAGAGACCTCGGCCCAAGTCCGACTCTCCGCACTAACCCCAGATTCCACCCCAGCCTGGTGCCCCCACGCCCCGGACGTAGCCCATCCCACGTCCAGCTGTCCAAGCGGATTTTGGCGCCATCCTTGCATACGTATGGTAAGCAACCATTTCTGTGAAAAGCCATATTCTTCACAGGTTGATCGAAAAAAGAGGACAGGATACTTGGCGGGGCAGTAACGGGATGGTCACAGCTACAGCTACTCAACAATTCTTATCACCCCTGGCGCAGCACCGCCACTTATTTGGCAATAATACCGAAGTACTGACAGAAGGGAAACCTATATGATACCAATTAAGGAGACACTTCTAGGATCATTTCAAGGGTCGGGCTCGTACTTTCCCCGATCGACAGTCCCGAGTTTCTCCcgtttgcttttgctttgaACCAGCAGCTGTGCCCCCGTAGCCTTGGCAATTTACTGTTAGATTGATACAATCCCGATGGTCTTCTTTATCTGGCCAGCTTTGGGGGCTGAGGTGTGCCACTTACCCCCGGATCTTTCGGGCTGTTATATCCGCACTAGGAACGCAGGCATACAGGAAGCGCACCATTGAAGACGCGTATTCTCGCTATTGTGTACACAGTTGCATGGAGCACGTGGACCTGCTAGGACATATGGAGAAATTCTATGCCTGCTGCCTGCGGTATTGTTCACTCCAGTACCTAATCCATCCCCATTCCGAGATTCAACAAAGATATACACAGGAAAGGTGCAGAAAGCTATACTTCATGCTAGTAGGTGAGCAAATGATGTGGATAAGCTTGGTCATGACCATCCAGCCCACAACAATCCCAACAAATAGCCCCGGCGTGCAGAACACTCAGTACACACCGACTTATTGAGCAAGCCCCACTCGAAGATAAGTCTAGTACTCCAGATCGTAGGCCAAAGTATCCTCACATAATTGCTCGCGCTTTTCATGCAATCTGATCGACCGTTAGCTACTACCAACTTCCCGACTGAGGTCTCCACAGCTCTAGGTGGACTTACTCAAGGTGAGCTGGGTGAGTTGCATAGACCTGCAAATCGGAAGGCTTCTCCAGGATAGCCACCAAGCCCATATCGTAGCCCTTTGCGCGGGATGCGGTCATTGCCAACGGGGGATTGGCATGGAACTCCAGCAGTCCTGGAAAGATGTCACGTATGAGGTTTGCTAGTAGTCACACATTCGCCCTGGTGAGTACTGACCGGGAATCTTTCCAACCATGCCCTTACCCAAGCGGGCCCAAGCCTCGAGCTCAGCAGGTGCAACACCGGGCTTCAAGCGGAAGAGGACTAGGCGACATGTTATTGTTGTGTACAATGATATCCGATAATTGACAAGATTGAGACGCACCGACGTGGAAGACAGGCATGACTACGCTCGATTAACAATTTtattggtgatggtgatgtggCGACGTATGCAACAGAATGCAGGAAGAAAAATAGCTGGAGGCATAAATGAGGGGAaatcgaggaggatggggcgGGGTAATGTTTAGCCTGAGGAGCCCGCCGGCATCGCACAAATCACATGACAGCTTAGTTGAAGGCTGACTACAGATGGTTGTGCCAGTGCTGAGAAAGGCGAATTGATATGGAGATCCAGAGCGATCGTCTAGGAAGGTTAGCGTCATATGCTCAAGCATGGTATGACGACGTACGGATAATGCAGACGTTATAGCAGTGACCTTTAGGATCGCAGTCATCATTCATCATTACTATTTCGCAGTCTCGCCAGCGTAAATAGTGTTAGAGGCAAGTTTGGGCAGACTTGAAGAGAGAGGTGCGGCCAGCTGCGGTTAAAGGTTCTATTGCGAGGCTACCAGAGATATATAAGTTGGTTGGGGTGCCGGAACTAGTCACAAACGAGGCTGAGTATATACCTACTACTCCGAAGAcaggaaaatataataattacaaagaagaagagaggaaaaaaaaaaaaaaaaaagcacaGGCATAGGGGCTTCATTCGCACTAAGTAAATGCTCTTGATGAATCTGGTCCTGTCCCTGGGTTTGGCTCCTAGATAAGCTACGTCTGAACTAGTTCACCTTCCACCAAGCCATATGCCCTTACTGTCTCGGATAGACAAAAGCAATACAACACCAGACCCActaagaatagaaagaattAGTGTTGGGCAAGATGCAATTCAGGTTACCAGTAAATCCCCGAGATTACTGCGACAGCATTTAGCTCAAGTtcaagagagaaaggaaaggtagACATGTAGCATGTTAAGAATATTTCCACACATTAATAGGAACATCATCAAAACCATTAACCATCAGCAAAGGTTGGGGATGTATCATACCAGGCGTGTGGAGTAAACGTGACCAGTTGTGTCCTTTCATCAGGGTGGTCCCGTTTCATGTCGCGCATTCCCTCCCAAGTATGGAGATTACTGTACAGATAACTGCACCGAAAGCAAATGTATGGTTGAAAAGACCGTCatctcatttcttttctaACAATACTCCTTCAAGTCGGCACTGGAAGGTGTTGTACAGCTGAAAGAGAATCCTACTACATCAGACGGGTGGCCATTTGACGCAGTTTACAGTATTTGGACTGTCAAAGGCTCTGAGGACCTCGTTGGGAATCTGCACTTcgtaaaaatatataaattgaCTGTCATAAGCATTTGTTACCTGGAGATGTGACTTGGTAACAGGAGAATTAGTCTTCAAGTCGGCAAGGCAGGCCTAAGTAGAGTTCACGACTTACAGCATAGGTATTCTGGTACTTAGGATGGCGCAGTCGCCACTGCAGCTGCCCGAGAGAGAAGAGCACACAGACCAGATAAGGATCACTCTTCCAATCTCTCATAAGGAGCCGATTTTCGCCAGCTGACTTATGGACCACTGGCATATATCCCAGGCGCCGAGCTCGCCGTTCCTGATCACATTCTCGGCGGTATCATGCCAGATCATTGTAATCCAAGTATCCACCTAAGAGGTCGGCAGCACTATGCTCTGACTGGGTATCTTGAACACAGCGCCAGAAAGTGGCGCATTCGAGCCGATGGACAACTCGACCAGCAAAATAGAAGTTGATTCTTCCACTGCTCAGGGAACGAGTAAGTCATACGAGAGGTCAGTAGTGAATTGTTGCTTACGTTTTCCGTATTTTGAACGGGCTACCTTCATAGTCAAGGATATCGATCAAGGTGAACAGCTTGATAAGAACAGCACCACATCTTGCCAGACATACAGCATCACTACCTGAGTCATTCTTCATTTCGGTTCGACAGAGGATAATATAGACGTGTTGGTCTCGGCAGCAGAACCGGGCAAGGAGCGGATCTCTTCAAACTAGCATCCCAGTATATCAAGGTGGCGCAATATCCATAGCGGGGATGGAACAAGAAGACCCTTCTACCACAGAAGAGCATAGAAACTCATTGAGATGCGGTTAGGTTGCATGGCTCAAagatagtggtggtggaaggttaTTACGCAATCATGCTTCTGGGTAAAGCGGTCTTGCCAAACATCACGGAGGACTCATTCACTCGGACGGACCGCCTTGGGCTAATATGTACTCGACCCTCTGAATGCGTTATCACACCTGCTCACAGATATATACACCGGCTTTATCCGCCGAAACCCTTTACTTTTGTATAAATACAATGCTTTCAGCGCTCCGTAATGATTGGCTTTGACGGAAgagtttctcttctccagttTGGGCAGTATCGGGGTAGGTCAAATAGCAGGAGGTGTAATTAATAGCTAGAATCATTGTTACTCGGTGATAGTAAAACATAATCGTTATGGTGTGGCTATTATAGTATTTCGTATGTTACCGTGGAGGACA
This genomic window contains:
- a CDS encoding uncharacterized protein (COG:S;~EggNog:ENOG410PRI2;~InterPro:IPR011008,IPR013097;~PFAM:PF07876), which codes for MVGKIPGLLEFHANPPLAMTASRAKGYDMGLVAILEKPSDLQVYATHPAHLELHEKREQLCEDTLAYDLEY
- a CDS encoding S-(hydroxymethyl)glutathione synthase (COG:Q;~EggNog:ENOG410PJRY;~InterPro:IPR014185,IPR011057,IPR006913;~PFAM:PF04828;~go_function: GO:0008270 - zinc ion binding [Evidence IEA];~go_function: GO:0016846 - carbon-sulfur lyase activity [Evidence IEA];~go_function: GO:0051907 - S-(hydroxymethyl)glutathione synthase activity [Evidence IEA];~go_process: GO:0046294 - formaldehyde catabolic process [Evidence IEA]), which produces MSPSLHPLLDNGITKGDPNFPGGNLYCKCSSDKVVVKLASNVAHNHACGCSKCWKPAGSLFSIVGVVPRDAVSVTEHAEKLSIVDASAAIQRYACKGCGVHMFGRIEKDHPFKGLDFVHAELSDQKGWQEPQFAGFVSSIIEQGFHPKGMEEVRSKFHSLGLETYDALSPALMDLIATFTAQRAGVLSANL
- a CDS encoding uncharacterized protein (CAZy:CE10;~COG:I;~EggNog:ENOG410PNHB;~InterPro:IPR033140,IPR029058,IPR013094;~PFAM:PF07859;~go_function: GO:0016787 - hydrolase activity [Evidence IEA]) produces the protein MAPVRSVSSSFPSLSVDMPADDHPRFRHDPSWSYHQGVAGSMLKAFLRTFTALHMKWPLSLKPHHESDRFVLINPATRECYTGVMVDEAVKPETIGATWYPEPFTRGTSLPDGEYVILHLHGGSYILGDGRSSSCNFMAQTLLEQTPASYMLCPQYRLACNHNGRFPAQLQDALAAYVYLIHTLHISPSQIVLSGDSSGGHLVLALLRYIVNFNRPDLLPAPKCSWAWSPWCDVPAAVDPSAWTHSTNYKTEYIPGSFPAWGARQFLGDLDITPEVEPYVAPIWHPFVVPSPVLVITGGREVLCQDHKRLAQEFQKLPGNETSIDLVVEEKVPHDVLMIGWIMGFKDEARHCATKAGEFLHRVHSSSGSKEADAQM
- a CDS encoding uncharacterized protein (COG:G;~EggNog:ENOG410PVSU;~InterPro:IPR005829,IPR005828,IPR003663,IPR036259, IPR020846;~PFAM:PF00083,PF07690;~TransMembrane:12 (i9-29o49-71i83-101o107-129i138-157o169-192i260-278o298-319i326-347o353-372i392-411o423-441i);~go_component: GO:0016020 - membrane [Evidence IEA];~go_component: GO:0016021 - integral component of membrane [Evidence IEA];~go_function: GO:0022857 - transmembrane transporter activity [Evidence IEA];~go_process: GO:0055085 - transmembrane transport [Evidence IEA]); this encodes MLSLRGKPLVYLVTVVSSTGFCLFGYDNGLMGQVISEPNFLNMIGNPDAAVQGLAVSSYDIGCMLGALAAVLVSEQIGRRRTILLACIVHIVGDIVNASSFSLAQLLVSRIILGVGLGLFTSASPVWLAETATAQMRAVMVAVQLTFLIIGTNIAYWVDYGLGFLDNEISWRVPFALQAIYPIVAFGFTLVLPESPRWLASHGHTEAAAAALSAFRDLPVDHELVQAELQDIASAIALESDGGSWGSLFRQGPSKVRTRVIIACAANSMQSYTGINFVEYYFPFILTNSVGLGTNLANLVSGCSQIWFLLSSFVTWYYINKLGRRRLFCLGNLGMGCCMIAVCITLWKDSQVSVIITVVFFFLYLSFFTWGWMSNMWTYPAEILPLHVRSKALALSVFFQWANQFWTVEIAPVTIDNIGWRTYIIWAILNFVCCVIVYLFFPETSSLTLESVDFLFSSSSNVREVVARSEQIYLNHSHLDVGAAAAAAVGGDSKEKALENGVAQVTHVERHVAV